From Rhodovastum atsumiense, a single genomic window includes:
- a CDS encoding virulence factor SrfC family protein, translating into MSDTGISPLAARCARVERAAQETLHWIAAYPDRVGAQRPALEKLFRLAAVEARKLQAATTRPTAIGVYGLSQAGKSYLISTLARPPGRQLVVELDRPRPFLAEINPESQKEATGLVTRFTMRRERGPEGFPVRLRLLGETELVMILANSWYCDARDPQAANTLGPDDIAAALDAAEAEAGRAGGEVTAEDIWELETYFRNEFRRFGADRSFSDQFWNRAAAVLPCLPLERRVAFYALLWNRYAPFTEVLLRLARHLQALQFDRVAWAPIEALVPKTDSVLRVDTLERLEATDGPRIELVSGRGGRCRLLRPELTAMIAELELPMSERPWPLLQEADLLDFPGARERKGMDIAAEVAAYPARLGEFFLRGKVAFLFERYAAERELNALLLCIKESNNPYDATIRQALRNWIARTHGERPEDRARVATSLFVVLTRMDVHFDRTGGRDPRAPSGDLWEARIKASLQQPLQESDGWLDAWHPGRAFDNVLLARNPTRSQSLSTLDEAEREVAFLPGVEERIARWGAEFAAHPDVRRYVREPLRCWQEVFRLEDAGMSYLIERLEPVCNGALKLAQIENQLALLQEAMRRRIAEWYVSGDMQTQYARRKAALQPALEALVELGNAERFGLLLTQFHLEPDEAREVLLRVGADPEPALGTDRQRGGAVSGILALIEDDDTLQPIIQRRDPARERAEALFGAWVAKVRRFAAEETLRAWFGFTAPEADAVVAELVAAALRGGVVARLALALRGRGRIERFDLAARGHAMAAAQVINEHVNFVGFRTDGKPAPDRPSLGKGAGPVFAAPPPIAELREIDEEPPPYGPLFCISWIKALAEATRRNVFDRGDGTLLDQAQNEAVGKILELIRDE; encoded by the coding sequence ATGTCCGATACAGGCATCTCCCCGCTCGCGGCGCGCTGTGCCCGGGTCGAACGCGCCGCGCAGGAAACCCTGCACTGGATCGCCGCCTATCCGGACCGGGTGGGCGCGCAGCGCCCGGCGCTGGAGAAGCTGTTCCGCCTCGCCGCGGTGGAGGCGCGCAAGCTGCAGGCGGCGACCACCCGCCCGACCGCGATCGGCGTCTACGGGCTCTCGCAGGCCGGCAAGTCCTACCTGATCTCCACCCTCGCCCGCCCGCCGGGCCGCCAGCTCGTGGTCGAGCTGGACCGGCCGCGCCCCTTCCTCGCCGAGATCAACCCCGAGAGCCAGAAAGAGGCGACCGGGCTGGTCACCCGCTTCACCATGCGCCGCGAGCGTGGCCCCGAGGGCTTCCCGGTGCGGCTGCGCCTGCTCGGCGAGACCGAGCTGGTGATGATCCTGGCCAATTCCTGGTACTGCGACGCGCGCGATCCGCAGGCGGCGAACACGCTCGGCCCCGACGACATCGCCGCCGCCCTCGACGCCGCCGAGGCCGAAGCCGGCCGCGCGGGCGGGGAGGTCACGGCCGAGGACATCTGGGAACTGGAAACCTATTTCCGCAACGAGTTCCGCCGCTTCGGGGCGGATCGCAGCTTCTCCGACCAGTTCTGGAACCGCGCCGCCGCGGTGCTGCCCTGCCTGCCGCTGGAGCGGCGGGTGGCGTTCTACGCGCTGCTGTGGAACCGCTACGCGCCCTTCACCGAGGTGCTGCTCCGCCTCGCCCGGCACCTGCAGGCGCTGCAGTTCGACCGCGTCGCCTGGGCCCCGATCGAGGCCCTGGTGCCGAAGACCGACAGCGTGCTGCGGGTCGACACGCTGGAGCGGCTGGAGGCGACGGACGGGCCGCGCATCGAGCTGGTGAGCGGGCGCGGCGGACGCTGCCGGCTGCTCCGCCCCGAGCTGACGGCGATGATCGCCGAGCTGGAGCTGCCGATGTCGGAACGGCCCTGGCCGCTGCTGCAGGAGGCCGACCTGCTGGACTTCCCCGGCGCGCGCGAGCGCAAGGGCATGGACATCGCCGCCGAGGTCGCGGCCTATCCGGCCCGGCTCGGCGAGTTCTTCCTGCGCGGCAAGGTGGCGTTCCTGTTCGAGCGCTACGCCGCCGAACGCGAGCTGAACGCGCTGCTGCTGTGTATCAAGGAAAGCAACAACCCCTACGACGCGACCATCCGCCAGGCGCTGCGCAACTGGATCGCCCGCACCCATGGCGAGCGGCCGGAGGATCGGGCCAGGGTGGCGACCTCGCTGTTCGTCGTGCTCACCCGCATGGACGTGCATTTCGACCGCACCGGCGGGCGCGACCCAAGGGCGCCGAGCGGCGACCTGTGGGAGGCGCGCATCAAGGCGAGCCTGCAGCAGCCGCTGCAGGAATCGGATGGCTGGCTCGATGCCTGGCATCCCGGCCGCGCCTTCGACAACGTGCTGCTCGCGCGCAACCCGACGCGGTCGCAATCGCTCTCGACGCTGGACGAGGCCGAGCGGGAAGTGGCGTTCCTGCCCGGCGTCGAGGAGCGCATCGCCCGCTGGGGCGCCGAGTTCGCCGCGCACCCCGATGTGCGTCGCTATGTCCGCGAGCCGCTGCGCTGCTGGCAGGAGGTGTTCCGGCTGGAGGATGCCGGCATGTCCTACCTGATCGAACGGCTGGAGCCGGTGTGCAACGGCGCGCTCAAGCTGGCGCAGATCGAGAACCAGCTGGCGCTGCTGCAGGAGGCGATGCGGCGCCGGATCGCCGAATGGTACGTCTCCGGCGACATGCAGACGCAGTACGCCCGGCGCAAGGCGGCGCTGCAGCCGGCGCTGGAGGCGCTGGTGGAGCTGGGCAACGCCGAGCGCTTCGGGCTGCTGCTGACGCAGTTCCACCTCGAGCCCGACGAGGCGCGCGAGGTGCTGCTGCGCGTCGGCGCCGATCCGGAGCCGGCGCTCGGCACCGACCGGCAGCGCGGCGGCGCGGTGAGCGGCATCCTCGCCCTGATCGAGGACGACGACACGCTGCAGCCGATCATCCAGCGCCGCGACCCGGCCAGGGAGCGCGCGGAAGCGCTGTTCGGCGCCTGGGTGGCCAAGGTGCGCCGCTTCGCCGCCGAGGAGACCCTGCGCGCCTGGTTCGGCTTCACCGCCCCGGAAGCCGATGCGGTGGTGGCCGAGCTGGTCGCCGCGGCGCTGCGCGGCGGCGTGGTGGCGCGGCTCGCGCTGGCGCTGCGCGGCCGCGGGCGCATCGAGCGCTTCGACCTCGCGGCGCGGGGGCACGCCATGGCGGCCGCGCAGGTGATCAACGAGCACGTCAATTTCGTCGGTTTCCGGACGGACGGAAAGCCGGCGCCCGACCGGCCGTCCCTGGGCAAGGGCGCGGGGCCGGTGTTCGCCGCCCCACCACCGATCGCCGAGCTGCGCGAGATCGACGAGGAACCGCCGCCTTATGGCCCGCTGTTCTGCATCTCCTGGATCAAGGCGCTGGCCGAGGCGACCCGACGCAACGTCTTCGACCGCGGCGACGGCACCCTGCTCGACCAGGCACAGAACGAGGCCGTGGGCAAGATCCTGGAGCTGATCCGTGATGAATGA
- a CDS encoding virulence factor SrfB produces the protein MIRPAAELPPLNADVTVPLVPNSGVQFLDIPLALDLRLGRDWFEAPAGEGIGALKPLRREDDLYAYTDAAGQTFYVRPDDEGFIGLDGAAALRPFLGKWVPLPLLQIHTDDVPGRRRLEAGPENWARLRIVELDRPEPGGLRHRAVLAIDTRCEPRGDGTPFLAPWAEVPARFAVGTRPEELAWLLDREWMGTWLAEMYRERDVNGDSHEPDARIGCRHYAAYLTLLALLEASRALPVIRLLDLAAAEKQNAVIDVDLVLDIGNSRSCGFLVERVPGRPAGLAESYRRLVLRDLTACEETADRPFESRVEFAPAGFGRDELSLAAGSPNAFDWPSPVRIGPEAVRLSALNPGNLGQTGISSPKRYLWDDRPAMSPWRSNQSGGSDGAIRGGYLKFLSEDGSVKSLRNRPGIALRPMFSRASLYTLFLLEVLLHARAQVNSYAARYGRQYLDAPRRLARLILTLPAAMPLEEVRCVEERARAAAYLFGDVTGQPAAGTPGQRPRAPIEVEARLDEATATQIVYLYDQINHAYRDAPAYFELVGRARPRPPARATAADAPASPAPDGAGPLPSLRIASIDVGGGTTDLAIYTYFLDDRVVVPHETFREGFRLAGDDVLETVVMRHVLPAVRHALAEAGLGAARAEQFLLATFRVPPANEPERQARRLVLNHVLVPAALALLGEYEGWNPMAGGGTATRCIGEMIAPVAAGLQAVRPPGTRAEPPGARAADWFERRARDAGAGGFRLAEVALPLDFPALHATVRQTLRNALDPLLELVNRFDCDVLLLSGRAARWPALTDMVVASLAIEPNRVQPMHRYRVGAWYPYADPLGRIEDPKTTVAVGAMICRLLQGGQLDNLALVDVFRVRSTARFVGLMDGERIREERLLFTDIDVDALPADAEPLLRTLSFSGRSFLGFKQFRAARWPASPLYRIEFASPEAASGMSLPLRLQVQSRVREEGDSGRAGPVAPVRRWMEFAIQPRGIVQANGNPVREGSVAQALQTARNDEGSHWLDTGCLETLDAVLSAVAERR, from the coding sequence ATGATCCGCCCCGCCGCCGAGCTGCCGCCGCTCAATGCCGACGTCACCGTCCCGCTCGTGCCCAATTCCGGCGTGCAGTTCCTCGACATCCCGCTTGCGCTCGACCTGCGGCTCGGCCGTGACTGGTTCGAGGCGCCAGCGGGCGAGGGCATCGGCGCGCTGAAGCCGCTGCGCCGCGAGGACGACCTGTACGCCTACACCGACGCGGCCGGCCAGACCTTCTACGTCCGTCCCGACGACGAGGGCTTCATCGGGCTCGACGGCGCCGCCGCGCTCAGGCCGTTCCTGGGCAAGTGGGTGCCGCTGCCGCTGCTGCAGATCCACACCGACGACGTGCCCGGCCGGCGCCGGCTGGAGGCCGGCCCCGAGAACTGGGCAAGGCTGCGCATCGTCGAGCTGGACCGGCCCGAGCCCGGCGGCTTGCGCCACCGCGCCGTGCTGGCGATCGACACGCGCTGCGAGCCACGCGGCGACGGGACCCCCTTCCTCGCCCCCTGGGCCGAGGTGCCGGCCCGCTTCGCCGTCGGCACCCGGCCCGAGGAACTGGCGTGGCTGCTCGACCGCGAATGGATGGGCACATGGCTCGCGGAGATGTACCGCGAGCGCGACGTGAACGGGGACAGCCACGAACCGGATGCCCGCATCGGCTGCCGCCACTACGCCGCCTACCTGACCCTGCTCGCCCTGCTGGAAGCCAGCCGGGCCCTGCCGGTCATCCGGCTGCTCGACCTGGCGGCGGCCGAGAAGCAGAACGCGGTGATCGACGTCGACCTGGTGCTCGATATCGGCAACAGCCGCAGCTGCGGCTTCCTGGTCGAGCGCGTGCCCGGCCGCCCCGCCGGCCTCGCCGAGAGCTACCGGCGGCTGGTGCTGCGCGACCTGACCGCCTGCGAGGAAACCGCCGACCGGCCGTTCGAGAGCCGGGTCGAGTTCGCCCCGGCCGGCTTCGGGCGCGACGAGCTGTCGCTGGCCGCGGGCAGCCCGAACGCCTTCGACTGGCCGAGCCCGGTGCGCATCGGCCCGGAGGCGGTACGGCTCTCGGCGCTCAATCCGGGCAATCTCGGCCAGACCGGGATTTCCAGTCCCAAGCGCTACCTTTGGGACGACCGGCCGGCGATGTCGCCGTGGCGGTCGAACCAGTCGGGCGGCAGCGACGGCGCGATCCGCGGCGGCTACCTGAAATTCCTCTCCGAGGACGGCTCGGTGAAGTCGCTGCGCAACCGGCCGGGCATCGCGCTGCGGCCGATGTTCAGCCGCGCCAGCCTCTACACGCTGTTCCTGCTTGAGGTGCTGCTGCACGCGCGCGCCCAGGTGAACAGCTACGCCGCCCGCTACGGCCGCCAGTACCTCGACGCGCCGCGCCGGCTCGCGCGGCTGATCCTGACGCTGCCGGCGGCGATGCCGCTGGAGGAAGTGCGCTGCGTCGAGGAACGGGCGCGGGCGGCGGCCTACCTGTTCGGCGACGTCACCGGCCAGCCCGCCGCCGGCACGCCCGGGCAGCGGCCGCGCGCCCCGATCGAGGTGGAGGCACGGCTCGACGAGGCGACGGCGACCCAGATCGTCTACCTCTACGACCAGATCAATCACGCCTATCGCGACGCGCCGGCCTATTTCGAGCTGGTCGGCCGCGCCCGGCCGCGCCCGCCCGCCCGCGCCACGGCGGCCGACGCGCCCGCCTCCCCGGCCCCCGATGGCGCCGGCCCGCTGCCCTCGCTGCGCATCGCCTCGATCGACGTGGGCGGCGGCACCACCGATCTCGCGATCTACACCTATTTCCTCGACGACCGCGTCGTGGTGCCGCACGAGACCTTCCGCGAGGGCTTCCGCCTCGCCGGCGACGACGTGCTGGAAACCGTGGTGATGCGCCACGTCCTGCCCGCGGTGCGCCACGCCCTGGCCGAGGCCGGGCTGGGCGCGGCGCGCGCCGAGCAGTTCCTGCTCGCGACCTTCCGGGTGCCGCCGGCCAACGAGCCCGAGCGGCAGGCGCGCCGGCTCGTGCTCAACCACGTGCTGGTGCCGGCGGCGCTGGCCTTGCTGGGCGAGTACGAGGGATGGAATCCGATGGCCGGCGGCGGCACCGCCACGCGCTGCATCGGCGAGATGATCGCCCCGGTCGCGGCCGGGCTGCAGGCGGTGCGTCCCCCCGGCACCCGCGCCGAACCGCCCGGCGCGCGCGCCGCCGACTGGTTCGAGCGCCGCGCCCGCGACGCCGGCGCCGGCGGCTTCCGCCTCGCCGAGGTCGCCCTGCCGCTCGACTTCCCCGCCCTGCACGCCACGGTGCGGCAGACCCTGCGCAACGCGCTCGATCCGCTGCTCGAACTGGTCAACCGCTTCGATTGCGACGTGCTGCTGCTCTCGGGCCGGGCGGCGCGCTGGCCGGCGCTGACAGACATGGTGGTGGCCTCGCTCGCCATCGAGCCGAACCGGGTGCAGCCGATGCACCGCTACCGGGTGGGGGCGTGGTATCCCTACGCCGATCCGCTCGGCCGCATCGAGGACCCGAAGACGACGGTGGCGGTGGGCGCCATGATCTGCCGGCTGCTGCAGGGCGGGCAGCTCGACAATCTCGCGCTGGTCGACGTGTTCCGCGTCCGCTCCACCGCGCGCTTCGTCGGGCTGATGGACGGCGAGCGCATCCGCGAGGAGCGGCTGCTGTTCACCGACATCGACGTCGATGCCCTGCCCGCGGATGCCGAGCCGCTGCTGCGCACGCTGTCCTTCTCCGGCCGCAGCTTCCTTGGCTTCAAGCAGTTCCGCGCCGCACGCTGGCCGGCGAGCCCGCTGTACCGCATCGAGTTCGCCTCGCCCGAGGCGGCGAGCGGCATGAGCCTGCCGCTGCGCCTGCAGGTGCAGAGCCGGGTGCGCGAGGAAGGCGATTCCGGCCGTGCCGGCCCGGTCGCGCCGGTGCGGCGCTGGATGGAATTCGCCATCCAGCCGCGCGGCATCGTCCAGGCGAACGGCAATCCGGTGCGCGAGGGATCGGTCGCGCAGGCGCTGCAGACCGCACGCAACGACGAAGGCAGCCACTGGCTCGACACCGGCTGCCTGGAAACGCTCGACGCCGTGCTGTCGGCGGTCGCCGAACGGCGCTGA
- a CDS encoding vWA domain-containing protein, translating into MSAPAPRGRFLRALALAALAVGVPLALAAFWFGATTGGRISPARTPLEAWCPGFGLARAEAETMDLRRQLAALESALARRRPLCPICPAGAAEAAPEIAVVVDTSPSMRWPARLDAAGEAEQTRRIERESGSIDQPDGAAALNAVWARTPPGEARLDAARAAARAAITAMPPESRVHLLTFTPAGGQPETAKCSVSGRGSFGAADTASIDQVLAALQPDSSGTPLAESLRSAAAALAGRAPAPDGRPRLGLVVVVTDGAESCGGDPCAAAAELRARDPALSVTLVDIAHNRAAACLASGTLGQVVQPEDAAAVGRAVTALLAQPRQSGCIAAPAASR; encoded by the coding sequence ATGAGCGCCCCTGCCCCCCGTGGACGCTTCCTGCGCGCCCTCGCCCTCGCGGCGCTGGCCGTGGGCGTGCCGCTCGCGCTCGCCGCGTTCTGGTTCGGCGCGACCACCGGCGGGCGGATCTCGCCGGCCCGCACGCCGCTCGAAGCCTGGTGCCCGGGCTTCGGCCTCGCCCGCGCCGAGGCCGAGACGATGGATCTGCGCCGGCAGCTCGCCGCGCTGGAAAGCGCGCTGGCACGCCGCCGCCCGCTCTGCCCGATCTGCCCGGCCGGGGCGGCCGAGGCCGCGCCGGAAATCGCCGTCGTCGTCGATACCTCGCCCTCCATGCGCTGGCCGGCGCGGCTGGATGCCGCGGGCGAGGCCGAGCAGACCCGCCGGATCGAACGCGAATCGGGGTCGATCGACCAGCCGGACGGCGCCGCCGCCCTGAACGCCGTCTGGGCGCGGACACCGCCGGGCGAGGCCCGCCTCGACGCGGCGCGCGCCGCCGCCCGCGCCGCGATCACGGCGATGCCGCCGGAAAGCCGCGTCCACCTGCTCACCTTCACCCCCGCCGGCGGCCAGCCGGAGACGGCGAAATGCAGCGTCTCCGGCCGCGGCAGCTTCGGCGCCGCCGATACCGCGAGTATCGACCAGGTGCTCGCGGCGCTGCAGCCGGATTCCAGCGGCACGCCGCTGGCCGAATCGCTGCGCAGCGCCGCGGCCGCGCTCGCCGGCCGCGCCCCCGCGCCGGACGGCCGGCCGCGGCTCGGCCTGGTGGTCGTCGTCACCGACGGGGCCGAAAGCTGCGGCGGCGATCCCTGCGCCGCCGCCGCCGAGCTGCGCGCCCGCGACCCCGCGCTCTCGGTCACGCTGGTCGACATCGCCCACAACCGGGCGGCCGCCTGCCTTGCCAGCGGCACGCTCGGCCAGGTCGTGCAGCCCGAGGACGCGGCGGCGGTAGGACGGGCGGTGACGGCGCTGCTGGCGCAGCCGCGGCAGTCGGGCTGCATCGCCGCGCCGGCGGCCAGCCGCTGA
- a CDS encoding S1 family peptidase — protein MATLLVAADEGDRVMAGVRFLLGVDLTDAVLLSLDGPPALLRYADLEALLQARAPIAAGLFAEPTLDAVDGGAPTRVSWYGAAPGAPALFGTLPPDVRLIAEQALRERLAAVAPLLDDPAIAPLLRAALTTLRPGDVMWTGAAPVVVNWGMAPAAVGTSAAALAAHVQDGLAKYMPGERNPWRDAPARAAPPAGAAALVPPFPAAGPGAAAAAPAVTPGRRGVIVAAGTAVALVLLVAALALAAGYAWGWRTLAQGLQEGARAAPGPGPERESEMMRVQESINDGLRQRIAELERTLGGDVCTPGGAVPAGMTPMPAGPLAPPPELQPVPRPPAPQGNTPQGNGTGQNAATGQAPPGGSPAMLADILEDAVVIVVAEAGEHSAMGSGFAIAPTLVVTNRHVIAGATPGHVRVLSRRLGRAVPAEVIAQTPGDEIGQPDFALLRLGEGQLSPLPLATAADRMLDVVAVGFPGFALNLDADVARALRGAPPQPLFTPGFLSAAQEIGGQRILVHTASIDHGSSGGPLADRCGRVVGVNTFGRTDGQTAYRLDYALSAPMLITFLQAHGVRPDVREDTCHPAAAAAAPPR, from the coding sequence ATGGCAACGCTCCTGGTGGCTGCCGACGAGGGCGATCGCGTCATGGCCGGTGTCCGTTTCCTGCTTGGCGTCGATCTGACCGACGCGGTGCTGCTGTCGCTCGACGGCCCTCCGGCGTTGCTGCGCTACGCCGACCTCGAGGCCTTGTTGCAGGCGCGGGCGCCGATCGCCGCGGGCCTCTTCGCCGAACCCACGCTCGACGCGGTCGATGGCGGCGCCCCCACCCGGGTGTCCTGGTATGGCGCGGCCCCCGGCGCGCCGGCGCTGTTCGGGACGCTGCCGCCCGATGTGCGCCTGATCGCCGAGCAGGCGCTGCGCGAGCGCCTGGCCGCGGTGGCCCCGTTGCTCGACGATCCCGCCATCGCGCCGCTGCTGCGCGCCGCGCTCACCACGCTGCGGCCGGGCGACGTGATGTGGACCGGCGCCGCGCCGGTGGTGGTCAACTGGGGAATGGCGCCGGCGGCGGTCGGCACCTCGGCGGCGGCCCTGGCGGCGCATGTGCAGGACGGGCTGGCCAAATACATGCCGGGCGAACGCAATCCCTGGCGCGACGCGCCGGCGCGCGCGGCTCCCCCGGCCGGTGCCGCGGCGCTGGTGCCCCCCTTCCCCGCCGCGGGGCCGGGTGCCGCGGCAGCCGCCCCCGCCGTGACACCCGGCCGGCGCGGCGTCATCGTGGCGGCGGGCACCGCGGTTGCGCTGGTGCTGCTGGTGGCAGCGCTGGCGCTCGCCGCCGGCTATGCCTGGGGCTGGCGCACCCTGGCGCAGGGGCTGCAGGAAGGGGCGCGTGCGGCCCCCGGCCCCGGCCCGGAGCGCGAAAGCGAGATGATGCGAGTGCAGGAATCCATCAACGATGGCCTGCGCCAGCGCATCGCCGAACTCGAACGCACGCTCGGCGGCGATGTCTGCACCCCCGGCGGCGCCGTCCCGGCCGGCATGACACCGATGCCGGCGGGCCCGCTCGCGCCCCCGCCCGAGCTGCAGCCGGTGCCACGCCCACCCGCCCCCCAGGGCAACACGCCCCAGGGCAATGGCACAGGCCAGAACGCCGCCACGGGCCAGGCACCACCGGGCGGCTCACCGGCGATGCTCGCCGACATCCTGGAGGATGCGGTGGTGATCGTAGTCGCCGAGGCCGGCGAGCACAGCGCCATGGGCAGCGGCTTCGCCATCGCGCCCACGCTGGTGGTCACCAACCGGCACGTCATCGCCGGCGCCACCCCCGGCCATGTGCGGGTGCTGAGCCGGCGGCTCGGCCGCGCGGTGCCGGCCGAGGTGATCGCCCAGACCCCGGGCGATGAGATCGGCCAGCCCGATTTCGCCCTGCTGCGCCTCGGCGAGGGCCAGCTCTCGCCGCTGCCGCTCGCCACCGCCGCCGACCGCATGCTCGACGTGGTGGCGGTTGGCTTCCCCGGCTTCGCGCTCAACCTCGACGCCGACGTGGCCCGCGCCCTGCGCGGCGCACCGCCGCAGCCGCTGTTCACGCCGGGCTTCCTCAGCGCGGCGCAGGAGATCGGCGGCCAACGCATCCTCGTGCACACCGCGAGCATCGACCATGGCAGCTCCGGCGGGCCGCTCGCCGATCGCTGCGGGCGGGTGGTCGGGGTGAACACCTTCGGCCGCACCGATGGCCAAACCGCCTATCGGCTCGACTACGCCCTCTCGGCGCCGATGCTGATCACCTTCCTGCAGGCCCACGGCGTGCGCCCCGACGTGCGCGAGGACACCTGTCATCCGGCGGCGGCGGCAGCCGCCCCGCCGCGCTGA
- a CDS encoding substrate-binding domain-containing protein yields the protein MPAANFSSARVPFDRVWRRCALGAALCALLFPAAPARAQPAGDTLRLAGSNTIGEELGPALVRSFATSRLGLVNERVAVSPEPQQRRFTFSKPEAPSQLEVLIESRGTGTGFQALAGRRAEIAMASRPVTDQEETETVREPLRNAQGERVIGLDGVLVLVSGQNPLNRLTQEQIADIFAGRVTDWAQVGGRPGRIQVYRRDDASGTTDTFCNLVMQGCRGDNRFVATAQTFTSSEDLSDAVAADANGIGFAGFAYRRSAKALDIAGVCGLATTASEFTVKTEEYPLSRRLFLYAPASRQTLLVQQFLKFASTDALAQQAVRESGFINLDVAPAEPGYAANRAIADKPGLPVTRPAFTVYERTARAAQRLSVTLRFRTGSAELDSRATDDIERLVAERAAGHLGTGTIYLMGFTDNVGTWEDNLALARSRADAVAQVLRSRQVGPVVASAHAFLLPVACNDSDLGRQRNRRVEVWTARQ from the coding sequence ATGCCCGCCGCCAACTTCTCCTCCGCCCGCGTTCCCTTCGACCGTGTCTGGCGGCGGTGCGCCCTGGGCGCGGCGCTGTGCGCGCTGCTGTTCCCCGCCGCACCGGCGCGGGCGCAGCCGGCCGGCGATACGCTGCGGCTCGCCGGGTCGAACACGATCGGCGAGGAGCTGGGGCCGGCGCTGGTGCGCAGCTTCGCCACCTCCCGCCTCGGCCTGGTCAACGAGCGCGTCGCGGTCAGTCCGGAGCCGCAGCAACGCCGTTTCACCTTCAGCAAGCCCGAGGCCCCGTCGCAACTGGAGGTGCTGATCGAAAGCCGCGGCACCGGCACCGGCTTCCAGGCGCTCGCCGGGCGCCGTGCCGAGATCGCCATGGCCTCCCGCCCGGTCACCGACCAGGAAGAGACCGAGACCGTCCGCGAGCCGCTGCGCAACGCGCAGGGGGAGCGTGTGATCGGCCTTGACGGCGTGCTGGTGCTGGTGAGCGGGCAGAACCCGCTCAATCGCCTGACCCAGGAGCAGATCGCCGACATCTTCGCCGGCCGGGTGACCGACTGGGCCCAGGTGGGGGGACGGCCGGGACGGATCCAGGTCTACCGGCGCGACGATGCCTCGGGTACCACCGACACCTTCTGCAACCTCGTCATGCAGGGGTGCCGCGGCGACAACCGCTTCGTCGCCACGGCCCAGACCTTCACCTCATCGGAGGATCTCTCGGACGCGGTGGCGGCCGATGCCAACGGCATCGGCTTCGCCGGCTTCGCCTACCGGCGCAGCGCCAAGGCACTGGATATTGCCGGCGTCTGCGGCCTCGCCACCACGGCCTCGGAGTTCACCGTCAAGACCGAGGAATACCCGCTGTCGCGCCGGTTGTTCCTCTATGCCCCGGCCTCACGGCAGACGCTGCTGGTGCAGCAATTCCTGAAATTTGCCTCGACCGACGCCCTGGCGCAGCAGGCGGTGCGCGAGAGCGGCTTCATCAATCTCGATGTCGCCCCGGCCGAGCCGGGCTACGCGGCCAATCGCGCCATCGCCGACAAGCCGGGCCTGCCGGTGACCCGGCCGGCCTTCACCGTCTATGAGCGCACGGCACGGGCAGCGCAGCGGCTGTCGGTGACGCTGCGTTTCCGCACCGGCTCGGCGGAACTCGACAGCCGTGCCACCGACGACATCGAGCGGCTGGTGGCCGAGCGCGCCGCCGGGCATCTCGGCACCGGCACGATCTACCTGATGGGATTCACCGACAATGTGGGCACGTGGGAGGACAATCTCGCGCTCGCGCGCTCACGGGCCGATGCGGTGGCGCAGGTGCTGCGGTCGCGCCAGGTCGGGCCGGTGGTGGCCTCGGCGCATGCCTTCCTGCTGCCCGTCGCCTGCAACGACAGTGACCTTGGCCGGCAGCGCAACCGCCGTGTCGAGGTGTGGACCGCCCGGCAATAA